A window of the Citrus sinensis cultivar Valencia sweet orange chromosome 9, DVS_A1.0, whole genome shotgun sequence genome harbors these coding sequences:
- the LOC102616562 gene encoding putative F-box protein PP2-B12 isoform X3 encodes MHWRRLAIGARGLCLAWEGTPNHWKWTSLPKSRLAAVSHIFKSAADSDLVWEKFLPSDYKLIISNSVSSSSLSTSLPKKDLYFHLCHYPVFINNCTMSFALEKETGKKCYMVGARGLCIEWGSTANFWKWTSLPKSRFPEVAELVYFWFFEVNARIETRILSNRTNYAAYLVFKFGKSTDGFGSTLLASGVYVEGINDEERQGLFLDPSRNTPQLFHDRRDGWMEIEMGEFFNKNGDDGTLLCSLLDFDRFGTRHGLVIEGIELRPKKRLMP; translated from the exons ATGCACTGGAGAAGGTTAGCGATTGGGGCAAGAGGGCTTTGTCTAGCATGGGAAGGTACACCCAACCACTGGAAGTGGACTTCTCTACCAAAATCTAG ACTAGCAGCGGTATCTCATATATTCAAATCAGCTGCGGATTCGGATTTGGTGTGGGAGAAGTTTCTGCCGTCCGATTACAAGTTGATCATTTCCAACTCTGtctcttcttcatctttgagCACTTCCTTGCCTAAGAAAgatctttattttcatctttgtcacTACCCCGTCTTCATCAACAATTGTACCATG AGCTTTGCACTGGAGAAAGAGACCGGGAAAAAATGTTACATGGTTGGGGCAAGAGGCCTTTGTATAGAATGGGGAAGTACAGCCAATTTTTGGAAATGGACTTCACTACCGAAGTCTAG GTTTCCTGAGGTGGCTGAGCTcgtttatttttggtttttcgAAGTCAACGCAAGGATAGAGACAAGAATTTTGTCCAACAGAACCAACTATGCAGCTTACCTTGTGTTCAAGTTTGGCAAGTCCACAGATGGATTTGGAAGTACACTATTAGCATCTGGGGTCTACGTTGAAGGAATCAATGATGAGGAAAGGCAAGGACTCTTCTTAGATCCTTCAAGAAATACGCCTCAGCTATTTCATGACAGAAGAGATGGATGGATGGAGATTGAGATGGGTGAGTTCTTCAATAAAAATGGAGACGATGGGACGTTATTATGTAGCCTATTAGATTTTGATAGATTTGGCACTAGGCATGGCCTCGTTATAGAAGGAATTGAGCTCAGGCCAAAAAAAAGGCTGATGCCTTGA
- the LOC102616562 gene encoding putative F-box protein PP2-B12 isoform X1: MGIPVVDQQPAESTSHVIPLTAPRDACRSSLVCHVFKSAADSVGEISAVRLQRDHFQAMHWRRLAIGARGLCLAWEGTPNHWKWTSLPKSRLAAVSHIFKSAADSDLVWEKFLPSDYKLIISNSVSSSSLSTSLPKKDLYFHLCHYPVFINNCTMSFALEKETGKKCYMVGARGLCIEWGSTANFWKWTSLPKSRFPEVAELVYFWFFEVNARIETRILSNRTNYAAYLVFKFGKSTDGFGSTLLASGVYVEGINDEERQGLFLDPSRNTPQLFHDRRDGWMEIEMGEFFNKNGDDGTLLCSLLDFDRFGTRHGLVIEGIELRPKKRLMP; encoded by the exons atggGCATCCCTGTTGTTGATCAGCAGCCTGCGGAGAGCACTTCCCACGTCATTCCTCTTACAGCTCCTCGTGATGCTTGCAGATCATCACTGGTATGTCATGTCTTCAAATCAGCTGCGGATTCCGTGGGTGAAATTTCCGCCGTCCGACTACAAAGAGATCATTTTCA AGCTATGCACTGGAGAAGGTTAGCGATTGGGGCAAGAGGGCTTTGTCTAGCATGGGAAGGTACACCCAACCACTGGAAGTGGACTTCTCTACCAAAATCTAG ACTAGCAGCGGTATCTCATATATTCAAATCAGCTGCGGATTCGGATTTGGTGTGGGAGAAGTTTCTGCCGTCCGATTACAAGTTGATCATTTCCAACTCTGtctcttcttcatctttgagCACTTCCTTGCCTAAGAAAgatctttattttcatctttgtcacTACCCCGTCTTCATCAACAATTGTACCATG AGCTTTGCACTGGAGAAAGAGACCGGGAAAAAATGTTACATGGTTGGGGCAAGAGGCCTTTGTATAGAATGGGGAAGTACAGCCAATTTTTGGAAATGGACTTCACTACCGAAGTCTAG GTTTCCTGAGGTGGCTGAGCTcgtttatttttggtttttcgAAGTCAACGCAAGGATAGAGACAAGAATTTTGTCCAACAGAACCAACTATGCAGCTTACCTTGTGTTCAAGTTTGGCAAGTCCACAGATGGATTTGGAAGTACACTATTAGCATCTGGGGTCTACGTTGAAGGAATCAATGATGAGGAAAGGCAAGGACTCTTCTTAGATCCTTCAAGAAATACGCCTCAGCTATTTCATGACAGAAGAGATGGATGGATGGAGATTGAGATGGGTGAGTTCTTCAATAAAAATGGAGACGATGGGACGTTATTATGTAGCCTATTAGATTTTGATAGATTTGGCACTAGGCATGGCCTCGTTATAGAAGGAATTGAGCTCAGGCCAAAAAAAAGGCTGATGCCTTGA
- the LOC102616562 gene encoding putative F-box protein PP2-B12 isoform X2, with translation MIARAMHWRRLAIGARGLCLAWEGTPNHWKWTSLPKSRLAAVSHIFKSAADSDLVWEKFLPSDYKLIISNSVSSSSLSTSLPKKDLYFHLCHYPVFINNCTMSFALEKETGKKCYMVGARGLCIEWGSTANFWKWTSLPKSRFPEVAELVYFWFFEVNARIETRILSNRTNYAAYLVFKFGKSTDGFGSTLLASGVYVEGINDEERQGLFLDPSRNTPQLFHDRRDGWMEIEMGEFFNKNGDDGTLLCSLLDFDRFGTRHGLVIEGIELRPKKRLMP, from the exons ATGATAGCAAG AGCTATGCACTGGAGAAGGTTAGCGATTGGGGCAAGAGGGCTTTGTCTAGCATGGGAAGGTACACCCAACCACTGGAAGTGGACTTCTCTACCAAAATCTAG ACTAGCAGCGGTATCTCATATATTCAAATCAGCTGCGGATTCGGATTTGGTGTGGGAGAAGTTTCTGCCGTCCGATTACAAGTTGATCATTTCCAACTCTGtctcttcttcatctttgagCACTTCCTTGCCTAAGAAAgatctttattttcatctttgtcacTACCCCGTCTTCATCAACAATTGTACCATG AGCTTTGCACTGGAGAAAGAGACCGGGAAAAAATGTTACATGGTTGGGGCAAGAGGCCTTTGTATAGAATGGGGAAGTACAGCCAATTTTTGGAAATGGACTTCACTACCGAAGTCTAG GTTTCCTGAGGTGGCTGAGCTcgtttatttttggtttttcgAAGTCAACGCAAGGATAGAGACAAGAATTTTGTCCAACAGAACCAACTATGCAGCTTACCTTGTGTTCAAGTTTGGCAAGTCCACAGATGGATTTGGAAGTACACTATTAGCATCTGGGGTCTACGTTGAAGGAATCAATGATGAGGAAAGGCAAGGACTCTTCTTAGATCCTTCAAGAAATACGCCTCAGCTATTTCATGACAGAAGAGATGGATGGATGGAGATTGAGATGGGTGAGTTCTTCAATAAAAATGGAGACGATGGGACGTTATTATGTAGCCTATTAGATTTTGATAGATTTGGCACTAGGCATGGCCTCGTTATAGAAGGAATTGAGCTCAGGCCAAAAAAAAGGCTGATGCCTTGA
- the LOC107175277 gene encoding uncharacterized protein LOC107175277: MASENFVQPAIPRFDGHYDHWNMLMENFLRSKEYWQVVSTGITEPPAGVVLTDAQKIELEGQRLKDLKAKNYLFQAIDRSILETILNKDSSKQIWDSLKKKYQGTVRAKRVHLQTLRAEFESLRMKMGVSVSTYFARTMAIANKRRIHGEQLEDVIIIEKILRSLTAKFNYIVCAIEESMDIDTLSIDELESTLLVHEQKVIRQDKEEQALQAAANLKPTGGGKGGWKGKNGQNRSEEKVDDSQGKGKDYDGQNSTRHKPKSKDKSNVKCFRC; this comes from the coding sequence ATGGCTTCTGAGAAttttgttcaacctgcaatTCCCCGCTTTGATGGTCACTATGACCATTGGAACATGTTGATGGAGAATTTCTTAAGGTCCAAGGAGTATTGGCAGGTTGTTTCAACTGGAATAACTGAACCACCAGCCGGTGTTGTTTTGACGGATGCTCAGAAAATAGAGCTTGAAGGGCAACGATTAAAGGATCTCAAGGCAAAGAATTACTTGTTCCAAGCTATTGATCGCTCAATCTTGGAAACAATTCTTAACAAAGACTCCTCCAAACAAATTTGGGATTCCTTGAAAAAGAAGTACCAAGGGACAGTAAGGGCAAAGCGGGTACACCTCCAGACACTTCGAGCTGAATTTGAATCTCTACGAATGAAGATGGGAGTGTCGGTCTCAACATACTTTGCAAGGACAATGGCAATCGCAAATAAGAGACGAATTCATGGCGAGCAGCTCGAGGATGTTATCATAATTGAGAAGATTCTTAGATCTTTAACGGCAAAATTTAACTATATTGTTTGTGCGATTGAGGAATCAATGGATATTGACACACTTTCGATTGATGAATTGGAAAGCACTTTGCTAGTCCATGAGCAAAAAGTAATCCGACAGGATAAGGAAGAACAGGCATTACAGGCAGCAGCAAATCTCAAACCAACTGGAGGGGGTAAAGGAGGTTGGAAAGGCAAGAATGGGCAGAACAGATCAGAAGAAAAGGTTGATGATTCTcaaggaaaaggaaaggatTATGATGGTCAGAATTCGACAAGACATAAACCAAAGTCTAAAGACAAATCGAATGTTAAATGCTTCCGTTGTTAG
- the LOC127899902 gene encoding secreted RxLR effector protein 161-like yields MHAVSSISRYMERPREDHLLAAKRILRYLRGTAEFGLFYKKGKKSYLYGFADSDYVGYLDDRRSTSGYVFMFGSAAISWSSKKQPIVTLSTTEAEFVAAASCACQALWLRNILHELQFKQPKSTQIFCDNSSTIKLSKNPVLHRRCKHIDVRYHFLRDLTKNEVIDLVYCRSEDQVVDIFTKPLKLASFLKLRKSLRVCKLQFEEDSAECLN; encoded by the coding sequence ATGCATGCAGTTAGTTCCATCAGCAGATATATGGAGCGTCCAAGAGAGGATCATCTTTTAGCTGCAAAGAGAATTCTTCGATACTTGCGTGGTACTGCTGAATTTGGGTTGTTCTacaaaaaaggtaaaaaatcatatttgtatGGCTTTGCAGACAGTGATTATGTTGGATATTTGGATGACAGAAGAAGCACATCTggatatgtatttatgtttgGTTCAGCAGCTATTTCATGGTCATCTAAGAAGCAACCAATAGTTACTTTGTCAACAACTGAGGCTGAGTTTGTTGCAGCAGCTTCTTGTGCATGTCAAGCACTTTGGCTGAGAAATATTCTTCATGAACTTCAGTTTAAGCAACCAAAGTCAACACAAATCTTCTGTGATAATAGTTCAACAATTAAACTTTCAAAGAATCCGGTTCTACATAGAAGATGCAAGCACATAGATGTGAGATACCATTTCTTGCGAGACTTGACAAAAAATGAAGTCATTGATCTTGTTTATTGCAGGAGTGAAGACCAAGTGGTTGACATCTTTACTAAACCCCTCAAATTAGCTAGTTTTTTGAAGCTGAGAAAGTCACTTAGAGtttgtaaattacaatttGAGGAAGATTCTGCAGAATGTTTAAACTGA